From Camelina sativa cultivar DH55 chromosome 20, Cs, whole genome shotgun sequence, the proteins below share one genomic window:
- the LOC104772392 gene encoding blue copper protein, whose protein sequence is XVFKAVTFLVLAFAAVAVFAETEDHDVGGDTEWTRPMDLEFYTTWAAGKTFKVGDELEFDFAPERHDVAVVTKDAYENCDKEKPISVMTVPPVKIRLNTTGPQYFICTVSDHCRFGQKLAINVVAAGATGGGATPAPGARGGASPAPAGATPGAGGATTPPTAGGTTTPSESSGTTTTPAAGNAAASSLGSATFLVAFVSAVVALF, encoded by the exons aaNGTTTTCAAAGCGGTTAcgtttttggttttggcttttgCTGCCGTTGCTGTATTCGCTGAGACGGAGGACCACGATGTTGGTGGTGATACCGAGTGGACGAGACCTATGGACCTCGAGTTCTATACTACCTGGGCGGCCGGTAAAACTTTCAAAGTAGGCGACGAGCTCg AATTTGATTTCGCTCCTGAAAGGCACGATGTGGCAGTTGTAACAAAAGATGCATATGAAAACTGCGACAAAGAGAAACCCATCAGCGTCATGACCGTTCCTCCGGTCAAAATCAGGCTAAACACCACTGGACCACAATACTTTATCTGCACCGTCAGTGACCATTGCCGCTTTGGTCAAAAACTCGCCATCAATGTAGTTGCTGCTGGTGCTACAGGAGGAGGTGCTACTCCAGCTCCAGGTGCTCGTGGCGGTGCTTCCCCTGCACCAGCTGGGGCAACCCCAGGTGCCGGAGGAGCCACCACTCCCCCCACTGCTGGCGGGACCACAACACCTTCCGAATCTAGCGGAACCACCACTACCCCAGCTGCTGGAAATGCCGCCGCTTCTTCTTTAGGAAGTGCTACTTTCTTGGTTGCTTTTGTTTCCGCTGTTGTTGCTCTCTTTTGA